Part of the Planctomyces sp. SH-PL62 genome, CGAACGCGACCAGGGCGTCGAGCTGCCGGGGTTCGGCGTCGACGAGCGCCTTGCGGAAGGCTTCGGCATGCTCGTGGATCGGCTTGCGGAAGGGCTCGAACAATCGGGGGTCGCTGTCCTGGGTCGCGTACTCCATGAGCTGCGCGAAGGCGTCGACCTGGGCCAGGGCGTCCTGACTGATGAAGTGAAGCTCCTCCCAAAGACGGTCCAACCTCGCGGTCTCGCTCTCGTCGAGCATCAGCCGGCGAAGGGGCTCGTCCTCGCGGTGGAACAGCGTCAAGGTCACCACCTCGTCGACCGGGACGATCTTCTCGTAACAGAGGGCCGGCGGGAACCATCGCCGAAACTCGTCGAAGGCGGCCTTGAGGCGGGCCGCGGCCGGATCGCCGGTCACCAGAACCGGGGCGTCGGGACGGAGCCCGACGGCGAGCGCAGGGGCTTCGGTCGAGATCCGAAGCTGGACGAAATCATCGCCCCCCTCCAGCGGCCGGACGATCCCCGTGCCGATCAGCTCGGCGCCCGCGACCAGCTCGGAAGGGAGCCGCACCGCGAGGGCCGAAGGGCTCCGCACGGCCAGGTCCTCGGGGGCGATCCCGTCCGCGACGGCCCCGGGACCGAACGCGACGGGGTCGAGGCCCCAGGTCGAATCGGCAGGTATCGGGCCGTTCCCCGGCCGGGCGGAAACGATCGGGCCCCCCAGCGACGTCAGATGATGATACAGCGCCACGTCGGCCGCCTCGGCCCCGGCGGGACCGGCGGTCAGCAGCCGTTGCACCTGCTCGGCGATCGCCTTCTTCTCCTCGGCGCCCGGCGTCGACAGCCAGCGGAAGAGGAGCGAGCCCGGGGGCAGGATGAGGCCGTCGGCGTCCTTGTCGGGCTCGCGGAAGGCGTGCCAGACGGACGCGTTCCCGAAGCCGTCGGCGTGCGGGTTCGCCGCCAGGGCGTCGCCGGTCACGTCCCGCGCCAGGTCCCAGGACCGCCCCCCTGCTCCGGCCTCGGAAACGGTCAGATCGACGGAGGTCAGGTCGCAGGCGTGGTTGCCGTCGCGCGGGGCGATCACGAGCGCGATCAGGTCGCCGGAGCCCAGGGCGATCGGGCCGAAGGGTCCGGCCTTGATCGGCGTCGCGCCGGCGGTGGCGCCCTCGGCGAGGATCAGCCGCGCGGCCCCCGGCGCATCTCCAGCCGCCAGGCCGTGCCGTTGCCGCATCCCGTATGGACGTGCTTCACCTCGGCCTGGACCTGATAGCCGCCGGCCGTCGGGCAGAGCCAGCCCACGCCGGCTCGGAGCGTCGGCGAGGGATGTGCGGCCACGCCGCGCCCCTTCAGCTCGCCGGGGATGTTGACGGTCCGGTCCGAGCCGTTGGCGACGATCGAGGGGGTCTCGGGCGATCCCCAGCCGTTCACGAAGTCGAACCCGCCGACGCTTTCGAGACGCTGGGTGAAGAGGTCGAGCGCGACTGTCGAGCCCGTGCCGATCCCCAGGCATTCCAGCCACGACCCCAGGATCTCCGGGTCGACCCCGTGCTTTCGCGCCAGGGCTTCGCGATCGAGGGCCTTCGGGTCGGTCGCGGCCTCGGCCTCGGCCGCCGCCTCCAGGCACTTCGCGGCCGTCGAGACGACCTGTTCGCGACGCGCGGCCATCCCTTCGGCGATGGCGCGGACGTCGCGCAAGGCGACCTCGGGACGGCCCGGCCGGGCGATCCGCAGGTTCTCCCAGACGACGACGTTGGGACGCATCGGGCCGTCCGCCGTCAGATGGATCGTGACCTCGCGGGCGGCGGGCGAATCCGGGAACTTGAAGCGGACGTCCTGGCGGGTGACGACGGGGTCGATCGCGGCGACCCACGGTTTCATGTGGCCGACGGATTGAAACTTCGTCAGGCCCTGCTGCCAACGCGCGACCTCGGCCGCGAGCGCCGGGGCGTCGCCCGGCCCGGCCGTCTTCCAGCGGGCGCGAAGCGGGTCCAGCAGCGGGGACGGCTCGCCGCCGTCGAGCAGCGCCGCGAGGGCCGCGAGATGACGAGCGTTGAGCCCGCGACGCCGGGCTACCGTCACGTAAGTCTCCCGCCCCTCGCCGACCGCCCTACGCTCCTCGAGCGCGGCGGCGAGATACTTCTCCAGGGGGAGCCGCCCCTCGGCGTCGGCGTACTCGGCGTAGAGGGCGCGGATCGAGGCCAGCAACTCGTCGGTCCAGTCGCGTCGGGTCTCGCCCGGCGAGAACCGAATCCCGTCCGGGAGCAGGACGGCGTGGGCGGCGATCCGCTTGGCGGCGTCGAGATACTTCCCGAGCATCGCCGGCGACATCGACAAGGCGTTGCCCGCGTTCGTGAACCCTTCGCCCGCCGCGCCGTCGG contains:
- a CDS encoding DUF1587 domain-containing protein; translation: MRPFPCFRRLRGIATGAVLPLLLTAATAESADPDSFDVLAKEYANEVRPLLGRFCLDCHSTEEKEGDLDLEAFAKIEDVRRSPGSWRKVVEMLDGGEMPPKDADQPTAEERGTLRGWTARYLKAEAYANAGDPGPVVLRRLNNAQYTYTLKDLIGLDLQPAREFPADGAAGEGFTNAGNALSMSPAMLGKYLDAAKRIAAHAVLLPDGIRFSPGETRRDWTDELLASIRALYAEYADAEGRLPLEKYLAAALEERRAVGEGRETYVTVARRRGLNARHLAALAALLDGGEPSPLLDPLRARWKTAGPGDAPALAAEVARWQQGLTKFQSVGHMKPWVAAIDPVVTRQDVRFKFPDSPAAREVTIHLTADGPMRPNVVVWENLRIARPGRPEVALRDVRAIAEGMAARREQVVSTAAKCLEAAAEAEAATDPKALDREALARKHGVDPEILGSWLECLGIGTGSTVALDLFTQRLESVGGFDFVNGWGSPETPSIVANGSDRTVNIPGELKGRGVAAHPSPTLRAGVGWLCPTAGGYQVQAEVKHVHTGCGNGTAWRLEMRRGPRG